A region of Natribaculum luteum DNA encodes the following proteins:
- a CDS encoding phosphatase PAP2 family protein produces the protein MSRAIGEFGVQEFVPEWAALIVALVTQLGDIWFVSVLLGWLYLRTRREEVAVLVAQTVGAIGLLYVLKYLFAYPRPDQALVALEQLPAVLRPLYASTAHAGGYGFPSGHALVTTVVYVGLARTLSVGTARRRYLAAGTVVAAVSLSRVLLGVHYLVDVLAGVAVGLVYLAATSALFEEYGDRHTLPFVVAFALSVVAVFVTGFHLDALALLAVAFAALVLSRRPSVGRSVVGVFD, from the coding sequence ATGTCGAGGGCAATCGGCGAGTTCGGCGTCCAGGAGTTCGTCCCCGAGTGGGCGGCGCTGATCGTCGCGCTCGTCACCCAGCTGGGTGACATCTGGTTCGTCTCGGTACTGCTCGGGTGGCTCTACCTGCGCACCCGACGCGAGGAGGTTGCCGTCCTCGTCGCCCAGACCGTGGGCGCGATCGGCCTGCTGTACGTCCTCAAGTATCTGTTCGCGTATCCGCGACCGGACCAGGCGCTGGTCGCGCTCGAGCAACTGCCCGCGGTGCTCCGGCCGCTGTACGCGTCGACGGCACACGCCGGCGGCTACGGCTTCCCGAGCGGTCACGCGCTCGTCACGACGGTCGTCTACGTCGGCCTGGCGCGAACGCTGTCGGTCGGGACCGCCCGTCGGCGCTACCTCGCGGCGGGGACGGTCGTCGCGGCCGTCTCGCTCTCGCGGGTCCTGCTCGGCGTCCACTACCTCGTGGACGTCCTCGCGGGCGTCGCGGTCGGCCTCGTCTACCTCGCTGCGACGTCAGCGCTCTTCGAGGAATACGGCGATCGCCACACACTGCCGTTCGTCGTCGCGTTCGCGCTCTCGGTCGTCGCCGTCTTCGTGACGGGCTTTCACCTCGACGCGCTCGCGCTACTGGCCGTCGCGTTCGCGGCGCTCGTGCTCTCGCGTCGCCCCTCGGTCGGTCGATCCGTCGTCGGCGTCTTCGACTAG
- a CDS encoding enoyl-CoA hydratase/isomerase family protein — MHVDNDDGVLRITFDRPDVMNAFSTETAAEFADTVASADPDDHHAVVLTGEGDAFSAGGDIQAMAERREGPQEAYERIGETFGRVVEEMFECPVPIVAKVNGDAVGAGLAIVALSDFAYADEEATFSCAFVRVGLVPDTGGTFLLPQLVGLRTAKRLAFTGEFVSAETAAELDLINEAVATADLDERVAETVDRLRRRPTETIGLMKQAMHENLGRHWSEALDYENLMQVQAYMSDSHEEGVEAFLEGRKPDFD, encoded by the coding sequence ATGCACGTCGACAACGACGATGGGGTGTTGCGGATCACGTTCGATCGACCGGACGTGATGAACGCGTTCTCGACCGAGACGGCAGCGGAGTTCGCCGACACTGTCGCGAGCGCCGACCCCGACGACCACCACGCCGTCGTCCTCACGGGCGAGGGCGATGCTTTCAGTGCCGGCGGCGACATCCAGGCGATGGCCGAACGCAGGGAAGGCCCGCAGGAGGCGTACGAGCGCATCGGCGAGACGTTCGGCCGCGTCGTCGAGGAGATGTTCGAGTGTCCCGTACCGATCGTCGCGAAGGTAAACGGCGACGCGGTCGGCGCGGGGCTGGCGATCGTGGCGCTCTCGGACTTCGCCTACGCCGACGAGGAGGCGACGTTCTCCTGTGCGTTCGTCCGGGTCGGCCTCGTGCCGGACACGGGCGGGACGTTCCTCCTCCCGCAACTCGTCGGGTTGCGAACCGCCAAGCGGCTCGCGTTCACCGGCGAGTTCGTCTCGGCCGAGACGGCGGCGGAACTCGACCTGATAAACGAGGCTGTCGCGACCGCGGACCTCGACGAGCGCGTCGCGGAGACGGTCGATCGGCTGCGCCGGCGACCGACGGAGACGATCGGGCTGATGAAACAGGCGATGCACGAGAACCTCGGCCGTCACTGGTCCGAGGCGCTCGATTACGAGAACCTGATGCAGGTGCAGGCGTACATGTCCGATTCTCACGAGGAGGGCGTCGAGGCGTTCCTCGAGGGTCGAAAGCCCGACTTCGACTGA
- a CDS encoding PRC-barrel domain-containing protein, translating into MSARLSDDDVGKPVVNANGERIGTVATVEGDAVRVDPDTGLTETIKAALGWSKPSTRSYVLDEDAVERVTNDEVRLKGSEPPEANRSTRDGKSGPATDEKATPDSRSGVFDPNRREPGVGDLESEHGVDPEDAISREERRETGTTRELEVDPTEVTNREPEAELRPEEDVGDRTDAEVEPTDPSERTDARVDPEADRGRTDTDVGLERGDDLRYSVPSEAESEEPDEMELRETEPADDRARDAGAEDDEDDLSS; encoded by the coding sequence ATGTCAGCACGACTTTCGGACGACGACGTCGGCAAGCCAGTCGTGAACGCGAACGGCGAGCGGATCGGGACGGTCGCGACCGTCGAAGGCGACGCAGTTCGCGTCGATCCGGACACCGGACTGACCGAGACGATCAAAGCGGCGCTTGGCTGGTCGAAGCCGTCGACCCGATCGTACGTCCTCGACGAGGACGCCGTGGAACGAGTTACGAACGACGAAGTCCGGCTGAAAGGGAGCGAACCACCCGAAGCGAATCGATCGACGAGAGATGGTAAAAGCGGTCCTGCGACGGACGAGAAGGCCACCCCGGACAGCAGATCCGGCGTCTTCGACCCGAATCGCCGCGAGCCCGGTGTAGGCGACCTCGAGTCCGAACACGGGGTCGACCCCGAGGACGCGATCAGTCGCGAGGAACGTCGCGAGACGGGGACGACCCGAGAACTGGAGGTCGATCCGACCGAGGTGACGAACCGGGAACCGGAGGCAGAGCTCCGGCCAGAGGAGGACGTGGGCGACCGCACCGACGCCGAGGTCGAACCGACCGACCCGTCGGAGCGAACCGACGCTCGAGTCGACCCCGAGGCGGACCGCGGCCGGACGGACACCGACGTCGGCCTCGAGCGCGGTGACGACCTCCGCTACTCGGTGCCGTCCGAAGCGGAGTCGGAAGAACCCGACGAGATGGAGCTGCGCGAGACAGAACCTGCAGACGACCGCGCCAGGGACGCCGGCGCGGAGGACGACGAGGACGACCTGTCCTCGTAA
- a CDS encoding amidohydrolase family protein — translation MSLPTVLEEADGPRAIDTHAHQPTSEFLHDAGGEMMRDAADRFGADLETDTYENMIEEYREVGVGRTVLLGWDAETNTGNPPVPNDYVAEVRDEYDDFFVGFGSVDPLKDDCVEEAIRCVDDLDLSGFKFQQIAQGFDPSDPEHEELWATIEDLGVPVVFHGGNSTLGACAPGGRGLQIKYGNPMLIDDVAANFPDLQILIAHPAFPWEKEQLAICQQKGNVYMDLSGWMPRYIDDQVLHYAKSLLKDKVMFGTDYPMLEPEPWLEQFAELDLSPEVQRKILWENAESFFDL, via the coding sequence ATGTCGCTCCCGACAGTACTCGAGGAGGCCGACGGACCGCGGGCGATCGACACCCACGCCCACCAGCCGACGAGCGAGTTCCTCCACGACGCCGGCGGCGAGATGATGCGAGACGCCGCCGACCGCTTCGGTGCCGACCTCGAGACCGACACCTACGAGAACATGATCGAGGAGTACCGCGAGGTCGGCGTCGGCCGCACCGTCTTGCTGGGGTGGGACGCCGAGACGAACACCGGGAACCCACCGGTCCCGAACGACTACGTCGCGGAGGTCCGCGACGAGTACGACGACTTCTTCGTCGGTTTCGGCTCCGTCGATCCCCTCAAAGACGACTGCGTCGAGGAGGCGATCCGCTGTGTCGACGACCTCGATCTCTCGGGGTTCAAGTTCCAGCAGATCGCCCAGGGCTTCGATCCGTCCGATCCCGAGCACGAAGAACTGTGGGCGACGATCGAGGACCTCGGCGTGCCCGTCGTCTTCCACGGCGGGAACTCGACTCTCGGGGCCTGTGCGCCCGGCGGGCGCGGCCTGCAGATCAAGTACGGCAACCCGATGTTGATCGACGACGTGGCGGCGAACTTCCCCGACCTGCAGATCCTCATCGCCCACCCCGCGTTCCCCTGGGAGAAAGAACAGCTCGCCATCTGCCAGCAAAAGGGCAACGTCTACATGGACCTCTCGGGGTGGATGCCCCGGTACATCGACGACCAGGTGCTCCACTACGCGAAGTCGCTGCTCAAAGACAAGGTCATGTTCGGCACCGACTACCCCATGCTCGAACCCGAGCCGTGGCTCGAGCAGTTCGCCGAACTCGACCTCTCACCCGAGGTCCAGCGAAAGATCCTCTGGGAGAACGCGGAGTCGTTCTTCGACCTCTAG